A single Scleropages formosus chromosome 4, fSclFor1.1, whole genome shotgun sequence DNA region contains:
- the LOC108934276 gene encoding reticulon-1-A-like has protein sequence MASKAMDLIYWKELEKTGIVFTGLVISLLCMFQFTAISVWSNFCLAIMCFTFPVRLLYKAVELLRRKNVEHPFKSYLERDLSLTDEQTVYYVERIVLLTASAVMEIKHLLFVGSIFDSIKFIVLLYLLTYVGAQCNGLTLVIAGLISVFSLPLFYKRQEERINKLVRMVQTRVKTTKEITQRAKQTATPPPTSAAKVKAKAK, from the exons ATGGCCAGCAAAG CTATGGACCTCATCTACTGGAAGGAACTGGAGAAGACCGGCATTGTGTTCACCGGGCTGGTAATAAGTCTGCTCTGCATGTTCCAGTTCACCGCCATCTCCGTTTGGTCCAACTTCTGCTTGGCCATCATGTGCTTCACCTTCCCCGTGCGCCTCCTCTACAAGGCCGTGGAGCTCCTACGCAGGAAAAATGTGGAACACCCCTTCAA ATCATACTTGGAACGAGATCTCAGCCTCACTGACGAACAGACCGTGTACTATGTGGAGCGAATTGTTCTGCTCACTGCCTCCGCAGTCATGGAAATTAAGCATTTGCTGTTTGTTGGAAGTATTTTTGACTCCATCAAG TTCATAGTGCTGCTGTACCTGCTGACGTATGTTGGAGCCCAGTGCAACGGTCTGACTCTGGTGATTGCAG GTCTGATTTCTGTCTTCTCCCTCCCACTCTTCTACAAGCGGCAAGAG GAGAGGATAAATAAATTAGTGAGAATGGTGCAGACCCGTGTGAAGACGACGAAAGAAAT aacccaAAGGGCCAAACAGACCGCAACCCCACCACCCACCTCTGCAGCCAAAGTCAAAGCCAAAGCCAAATGA